A stretch of the Capsicum annuum cultivar UCD-10X-F1 chromosome 10, UCD10Xv1.1, whole genome shotgun sequence genome encodes the following:
- the LOC107845539 gene encoding protein CURVATURE THYLAKOID 1A, chloroplastic isoform X2 gives MAGVAAASTSMAATAAVFTSHFPLKANPFCCSALPYLPPRVSTPAFSTSFNFTESRRSSLLQVKASSSEETSVDTSEFLTELKEKWDAVEDKTTVLLYGGGAIVAIWLSSILVGAVNSVPLLPKVLELVGLGYTGWFVYRYLLFKL, from the exons ATGGCGGGGGTTGCAGCAGCTTCTACTTCCATGGCCGCCACTGCTGCCGTCTTTACTAGTCATTTCCCACTTAAGGCCAACCCATTTTGCTGCTCTGCCTTACCTTATCTACCACCCCGTGTTTCTACTCCAGCATTTTCCACTTCCTTCAACTTTACAG AATCCAGAAGGTCTTCATTACTCCAGGTTAAAGCGTCTTCATCTGAAGAAACTTCTGTTGATACTAGTGAATTCCTAACCGAGCTAAAAGAAAAG TGGGATGCTGTTGAAGACAAGACGACAGTGCTACTTTACGGTGGTGGGGCAATTGTGGCAATCTGGCTATCTTCAATTCTTGTTGGTGCCGTCAACTCAGTTCCTCTG CTACCGAAAGTCTTGGAGTTGGTAGGACTTGGATATACTGGATGGTTTGTCTACCGCTACCTTCTCTTCAAG CTTTGA
- the LOC107845540 gene encoding eukaryotic translation initiation factor 1A: MPKNKGKGGKNRKRGKNEADDEKRELIFKEDGQEYAQVQRMLGNGRCEATCIDGTKRLCHIRGKMHKKVWIAAGDIVLVGLRDYQDDKADVILKYMPDEARLLKAYGELPENIRLNEGVANVLDEEDERDVDDYIEFEDEDIDRI; this comes from the exons ATGCCGAAGAACAAGGGAAAGGGGGGTAAGAACAGGAAGAGAGGGAAGAACGAAGCCGATGATGAGAAAAGAGAACTTATTTTCAAAGAAGATGGACAAGAATACGCTCAGGTACAACGTATGTTAGGTAACGGACGATGTGAAGCTACATGTATTGATGGAACCAAACGTCTCTGTCATATTCGTGGTAAAATGCATAAGAAAGTTTGGATTGCAGCTGGTGACATTGTTCTCGTTGGCCTTCGTGATTATCAG gatgataaagctGATGTTATCCTGAAGTACATGCCAGATGAGGCCAGGCTGTTGAAGGCATATGGAGAGTTGCCGGAGAACATTAGGCTCAATGAGGGTGTTGCTAATGTATTGGATGAAGAGGATGAGCGCGATGTTGATGATTATATTGAGTTTGAGGATGAGGACATCGACAGAATTTAA
- the LOC107845539 gene encoding protein CURVATURE THYLAKOID 1A, chloroplastic isoform X1, whose amino-acid sequence MAGVAAASTSMAATAAVFTSHFPLKANPFCCSALPYLPPRVSTPAFSTSFNFTESRRSSLLQVKASSSEETSVDTSEFLTELKEKWDAVEDKTTVLLYGGGAIVAIWLSSILVGAVNSVPLLPKVLELVGLGYTGWFVYRYLLFKSSRKELAEDIEELKKKVAGSE is encoded by the exons ATGGCGGGGGTTGCAGCAGCTTCTACTTCCATGGCCGCCACTGCTGCCGTCTTTACTAGTCATTTCCCACTTAAGGCCAACCCATTTTGCTGCTCTGCCTTACCTTATCTACCACCCCGTGTTTCTACTCCAGCATTTTCCACTTCCTTCAACTTTACAG AATCCAGAAGGTCTTCATTACTCCAGGTTAAAGCGTCTTCATCTGAAGAAACTTCTGTTGATACTAGTGAATTCCTAACCGAGCTAAAAGAAAAG TGGGATGCTGTTGAAGACAAGACGACAGTGCTACTTTACGGTGGTGGGGCAATTGTGGCAATCTGGCTATCTTCAATTCTTGTTGGTGCCGTCAACTCAGTTCCTCTG CTACCGAAAGTCTTGGAGTTGGTAGGACTTGGATATACTGGATGGTTTGTCTACCGCTACCTTCTCTTCAAG TCAAGTAGAAAAGAATTGGCCGAAGACATTGaggaattgaagaagaaggttgcaGGATCTGAATAA